In a single window of the Elaeis guineensis isolate ETL-2024a chromosome 6, EG11, whole genome shotgun sequence genome:
- the LOC140858672 gene encoding LOW QUALITY PROTEIN: uncharacterized protein (The sequence of the model RefSeq protein was modified relative to this genomic sequence to represent the inferred CDS: inserted 1 base in 1 codon), with translation MASSSAPFIQILDSPAETFAKRKKDPASVQEKLALLAQNLRPVPFSPSKPLAALXPHEPLLRALGLWDFARLPLDRAIRSDLLSLLIAHYDPLTHRSLVRNSRVALGRAAFARALALPVEKEKGANADRFLGKAAVATVMDFMMNWMVFLDDACVLPPEVVAATRLVMEGRPQKVDWAGLVWAMAEREILDAPTAGWCYYASHLQCLMKRQRPQLFEEDGEPEMDMELEPSINVDLVEDEDGAGNGGPELGLENCGLRSSLRLCRDVDAGNGVKEEPLDLEMKDVGVECENLSKGGEFLAMRTAHVHKKVTLDNGPSGVFLLGNSCMRGAGEANYDDGVSDDDARVFDCINWQKRMWSNRSCEHTQTAIDAYMEEAQNCMVKAKTMYLKKKQECMKAQLELQHLHQMLQQKDRIIWSLEKKREEEMKKRKLEACQFDYELRVIGHLVHDYNKALKDTRSAFAEYRKRFPEGDKPLYEDACGTGGAVVSARELEVQSMKKEVETHHVAAKMINDFQKDWFAKLGRYAKWATNLATRLVKLNGETKILREMFATQDPEIMIQ, from the exons ATGGCCTCCTCTTCCGCTCCTTTCATTCAAATCCTCGATTCCCCAGCAGAAACCTTCGCCAAGCGCAAGAAAGATCCCGCCTCCGTCCAAGAAAAGCTCGCCCTCCTCGCCCAAAACCTCCGTCCCGTCCCCTTCTCCCCCTCCAAACCCCTCGCCGCTC TCCCCCACGAGCCCCTCCTCCGCGCCCTCGGCCTCTGGGACTTCGCCCGCCTCCCCCTCGACCGCGCCATCCGCTCCGACCTCCTCTCCCTCCTCATCGCCCACTACGACCCCCTCACCCACCGCAGCCTCGTCCGTAACTCCCGCGTCGCGCTCGGCCGCGCCGCCTTTGCCCGTGCCCTCGCCCTCCCCGTAGAGAAAGAAAAAGGGGCCAATGCCGATCGCTTCTTGGGCAAGGCGGCCGTCGCGACCGTCATGGATTTCATGATGAATTGGATGGTCTTTCTCGATGATGCTTGCGTTCTCCCACCGGAGGTTGTCGCGGCGACTCGGCTGGTGATGGAGGGGCGGCCGCAGAAGGTGGACTGGGCTGGGTTGGTGTGGGCCATGGCGGAGAGGGAGATATTGGATGCCCCGACGGCCGGGTGGTGCTACTATGCCTCGCACCTGCAGTGTTTGATGAAGCGCCAGCGGCCACAGCTGTTCGAAGAAGACGGCGAGCCAGAGATGGACATGGAGTTGGAGCCATCAATTAACGTCGATCTAGTTGAGGATGAAGATGGTGCTGGCAATGGCGGACCAGAGTTGGGTCTGGAGAATTGTGGTCTCAGGTCAAGTTTGAGGCTCTGCAGGGATGTGGACGCTGGGAATGGTGTCAAAGAAGAGCCTTTGGATTTGGAAATGAAGGATGTGGGTGTGGAGTGCGAGAATTTGAGCAAAGGAGGAGAATTTTTAGCTATGAGGACTGCTCATGTACATAAGAAAGTGACGTTGGACAATGGACCAAGTGGGGTTTTCTTGTTGGGGAATAGCTGTATGAGGGGGGCTGGTGAGGCTAATTATGATGATGGTGTCAGTGATGATGATGCTCGTGTGTTTGATTGTATCAATTGGCAGAAAAGGATGTGGAGTAATAGGTCCTGTGAACACACACAAACAGCCATTGATGCTTACATGGAAGAAGCTCAGAACTGCATGGTTAAGGCTAAGACGATGTATTTAAAGAAGAAGCAGGAATGCATGAAGGCCCAATTGGAGCTGCAGCacctgcatcagatgctgcagcaAAAGGACCGGATCATCTGGTCATTGGAGAAGAAGCGAGAAGAGGAGATGAAGAAGAGGAAGCTGGAGGCTTGCCAGTTTGACTATGAGCTCAGGGTAATTGGGCATTTAGTTCATGATTATAACAAGGCTTTGAAGGACACACGCAGTGCATTTGCTGAGTACAGAAAACGGTTTCCAGAGGGTGACAAGCCTCTTTACGAGGATGCTTGTGGAACTGGTGGTGCTGTTGTTAGTGCTAGGGAGCTGGAAGTGCAGAGTATGAAGAAAGAGGTGGAAACGCACCATGTGGCTGCAAAGATGATCAATGATTTTCAAAAAGACTGGTTTGCGAAGCTTGGTAGATATGCTAAGTGGGCTACCAACTTGGCCACAAGGTTGGTAAAACTTAATGGAGAAACTAAGATTCTTCGGGAAATGTTTGCAACCCAGGATCCAGAAATTATGATTCAGTAA